One genomic window of Leptospira paudalimensis includes the following:
- a CDS encoding methyl-accepting chemotaxis protein codes for MSIRQRVSLFIAGILFVGFTILTSFQIYRTITDLRLEIQENAKITSEKWSFQIQEHLNAMMGVIRGYRFALFYASPPRESMVSSLREILERNDNIFGIWLCYEPNAYEGRDAAFVLKPGHDKTGRFIPYLHHTPDGKINFEPLVDYDNPNGAGDFYLQVKKTNKAKVFGPYEYLAGGKKIQMISLVVPIYPKGKFLGAAGIDLDIGTLQEKIGDNRPFRGQGYISFISDNGTYVMYGQDKEKLGKKIQNPEHLKIYLEKLKLGEMFTIQHDGYTDYFTPFHIGKDPQFWALQVSIPDSILTEQVTKVIISSVAISLLILFVVLFFLNFVFKNLISNRLNKAIQFSSQIASGNLSTSADEINTDEIGSLLDSMNQMRNSLVSIIGDIKQTVEKLGNQSKQMASTSQNLSDISQTQASAAEESSAAVEELSASADNVGKSMEEAVLKMKEIDKSVLTLREEVQNINKEMEYLAKFASESREHAVVGETAMNDSTKAMEDIGEKAERISEVLDIITEISEKTNLLALNAAIEAARAGDAGRGFAVVAEEIGKLALQTGTSVKEIGDLVISTNSAVENGNQKVTEAAQVLNLLNNRVKEFETSAKRVLNSVLLQENNAKDIAQNSNLLTNLNLQIEEAVFEQKRATEEISKTIISISNGTQDVASGSDQLTIVSAEIASQASYLSTQVEKFKLK; via the coding sequence ATGAGTATACGCCAGAGGGTTTCTCTTTTCATTGCTGGAATTTTATTTGTGGGATTTACGATCCTGACGTCGTTTCAGATCTACAGAACAATCACTGACCTTCGTTTAGAAATCCAAGAAAATGCAAAAATCACATCCGAAAAATGGTCCTTTCAAATCCAAGAACATTTGAATGCGATGATGGGAGTCATTCGTGGTTATCGATTTGCATTGTTTTATGCTTCACCTCCTAGGGAATCAATGGTGAGTAGCCTTCGTGAAATTTTAGAAAGGAATGATAATATTTTTGGAATTTGGCTTTGTTACGAACCGAATGCCTATGAAGGACGGGATGCGGCCTTTGTTTTGAAACCTGGTCATGATAAAACGGGTAGATTCATTCCTTATCTCCACCACACTCCCGATGGAAAAATTAACTTTGAACCTCTTGTTGATTATGATAATCCAAATGGTGCAGGTGATTTTTATCTTCAGGTAAAAAAGACAAATAAAGCAAAAGTTTTTGGTCCCTATGAATACCTTGCTGGAGGGAAAAAAATCCAAATGATTTCTTTGGTTGTGCCCATTTATCCTAAGGGAAAATTTTTAGGTGCAGCAGGAATTGATTTAGATATTGGAACTCTGCAGGAAAAAATTGGAGACAACCGACCTTTTCGTGGTCAGGGATATATTTCCTTCATTTCGGATAACGGAACATATGTGATGTATGGGCAAGACAAAGAGAAACTTGGGAAAAAGATCCAGAATCCGGAACATCTGAAAATTTATTTAGAAAAATTGAAATTAGGAGAAATGTTTACCATCCAACATGATGGATACACAGATTATTTTACTCCATTTCACATTGGAAAAGATCCACAATTTTGGGCATTACAGGTGAGTATTCCTGATTCAATTCTCACCGAACAAGTAACAAAAGTGATCATTAGTTCTGTGGCAATCTCTTTACTCATACTTTTTGTTGTATTGTTTTTCTTAAATTTTGTGTTTAAAAATTTGATCAGTAACCGCTTAAACAAAGCAATTCAATTTTCCTCACAAATTGCAAGTGGTAATCTATCAACATCTGCGGACGAAATCAATACTGATGAAATAGGTAGTTTGTTAGATTCAATGAATCAGATGAGAAATAGTTTGGTATCAATCATTGGAGATATTAAACAAACAGTCGAAAAATTGGGTAACCAATCAAAACAAATGGCTTCAACTTCTCAAAATTTATCAGATATTTCTCAAACTCAGGCAAGTGCAGCAGAGGAATCTTCAGCTGCAGTAGAAGAATTGTCTGCTTCTGCTGATAATGTTGGTAAATCAATGGAAGAAGCCGTACTTAAGATGAAAGAAATTGATAAGTCCGTTTTAACACTTCGGGAAGAAGTACAAAACATCAATAAAGAGATGGAATACTTAGCTAAGTTTGCATCGGAATCAAGAGAACACGCAGTGGTTGGTGAAACCGCGATGAACGATTCTACAAAAGCTATGGAAGATATTGGCGAAAAAGCAGAACGAATCAGTGAAGTATTGGATATCATTACAGAAATTTCAGAGAAAACTAATTTATTAGCACTCAATGCAGCCATAGAAGCGGCTAGGGCAGGGGATGCGGGGCGAGGATTTGCTGTGGTAGCAGAAGAAATTGGGAAACTTGCATTACAAACTGGAACATCCGTGAAAGAAATTGGCGATTTAGTCATTTCTACGAATTCAGCAGTAGAAAATGGCAATCAAAAAGTAACAGAAGCAGCACAAGTTTTAAATCTATTGAATAACCGAGTAAAAGAATTTGAAACATCCGCAAAACGAGTGTTAAATTCTGTTCTTTTGCAGGAAAATAATGCAAAAGACATTGCACAAAATTCAAATTTACTGACAAACTTAAATTTACAAATTGAAGAAGCAGTGTTTGAGCAAAAACGGGCAACAGAAGAAATTTCTAAAACGATTATTAGTATTTCCAATGGGACTCAGGATGTTGCCTCAGGCTCTGACCAACTAACCATTGTTTCGGCTGAGATTGCCTCACAAGCTTCTTACCTATCCACTCAGGTAGAGAAATTCAAATTGAAGTAA
- a CDS encoding HpcH/HpaI aldolase/citrate lyase family protein yields MALTHPQSALFAGEKPFPIIPACEHFAGSEKLITKALELQNKLGGLFDITMDCEDGAQTGKEKEHAEMIVRIQNSELNKHKMSGVRIHDYTNEHWRGDIDIIVPGAGNVIAYITIPKPTKASQVKEQITYIQDACKKAGIKREIPIHVLIETHGALNDVFEIASLPWLQVLDFGLMDFISGHHGAIPASCMKSPGQFDHELLRRAKSTMVAAALMNGVIPAHNVTLDLKNTYQTYQDAKRAHDEFGFLRMWSIYPAQIQSILDAMAPNFAETQTACDILIKAQDADWGPIQHDGDLHDRATYRYFWELVQRAKLTGQKLPDEVEKRFFSK; encoded by the coding sequence ATGGCACTGACTCACCCGCAATCAGCTCTCTTTGCAGGAGAAAAACCTTTCCCTATCATCCCTGCTTGTGAACACTTCGCTGGATCTGAAAAACTCATCACAAAGGCTCTCGAGTTACAAAACAAACTTGGCGGACTTTTCGACATCACGATGGACTGTGAAGACGGTGCTCAAACAGGGAAAGAAAAAGAACACGCAGAAATGATTGTTCGCATTCAAAACTCTGAACTCAACAAACATAAAATGAGTGGAGTTCGAATTCATGACTATACCAACGAACATTGGAGAGGTGATATTGATATCATCGTTCCAGGTGCGGGAAACGTAATCGCTTATATCACAATTCCAAAACCAACAAAAGCAAGCCAAGTGAAAGAACAAATCACTTACATCCAAGATGCTTGCAAAAAAGCTGGGATCAAAAGAGAAATTCCAATTCACGTATTAATCGAAACTCACGGTGCATTGAATGATGTATTTGAAATCGCAAGCCTTCCATGGTTACAAGTTTTAGATTTTGGACTTATGGATTTTATCTCTGGTCACCATGGTGCGATTCCTGCTTCATGTATGAAGTCACCAGGTCAGTTTGATCATGAATTGTTAAGACGTGCGAAATCAACTATGGTTGCAGCTGCTCTTATGAATGGAGTGATCCCTGCACACAACGTAACTTTAGATTTAAAAAACACTTACCAAACTTACCAAGATGCAAAACGGGCACATGATGAATTTGGTTTCTTACGTATGTGGTCAATTTATCCAGCACAAATCCAATCGATTTTAGATGCTATGGCACCTAACTTTGCGGAAACTCAAACTGCTTGTGATATTCTGATCAAAGCACAAGATGCTGATTGGGGACCAATCCAACATGATGGTGATCTTCATGACCGAGCAACTTACCGTTATTTCTGGGAACTAGTACAAAGAGCAAAACTCACAGGACAAAAACTTCCAGACGAAGTTGAAAAAAGATTTTTCTCAAAATAG
- a CDS encoding globin domain-containing protein: protein MDPNDIYTPPGGPPPTNPNVKHLFEKWGETNIRKLVSDFYDLIRTSEIRWMFKGDWDLAKEKQSDFLIQVLGGPSYYIEKWGPARMRMRHFVFPISEKERTTWFQCYDEALQKFDFDHDDKIDFLYFLDGFSGWMVNRKEPPWEKYTESDTQDKGNN, encoded by the coding sequence TTGGATCCAAACGATATTTACACTCCTCCTGGTGGACCACCACCTACCAATCCCAACGTGAAACATCTTTTCGAAAAATGGGGAGAAACAAATATCCGCAAGTTAGTTTCCGATTTTTATGATCTGATCCGTACTTCAGAGATCCGTTGGATGTTCAAGGGAGATTGGGATTTGGCAAAAGAGAAACAGTCTGATTTTTTGATTCAGGTGTTAGGTGGTCCAAGTTATTATATAGAAAAATGGGGTCCTGCAAGGATGAGGATGCGTCATTTTGTATTTCCCATCTCAGAAAAAGAAAGGACAACTTGGTTTCAATGTTATGATGAGGCCTTACAAAAATTTGATTTCGATCATGATGACAAAATCGACTTTCTTTATTTTCTCGATGGATTCAGTGGTTGGATGGTAAACAGAAAAGAACCACCGTGGGAAAAGTATACCGAATCAGACACCCAAGATAAGGGAAATAATTAA
- a CDS encoding ornithine carbamoyltransferase yields MSQVKHLISWQDWSDGEIQELLDFAVYVKKNRVYFSGHMSGRSLAMLFQKTSTRTRVSFEAGMTELGGHAIFLDWMASNFLLSDIDFEGRYLSSNVAIIMARLKKHEDLLVLKSGSTVPVINGCCNLFHPCQSLADILTIVMDSPNDWKKKNLCYIGVHNNVANSLVEITAALGIHLILVTPIASKESIVTDAIERAKKKGTVSWEMDVKKAVSNADYVYTDTWVDMEFFNDPKFQKEKEERIQMMMPYQVNAELMKHTKAKVMHDMPIHAGYEITREMVESDRSIIFTQAENRLDAQKAIILKLLENHN; encoded by the coding sequence ATGTCCCAAGTGAAACATTTGATATCCTGGCAAGATTGGTCTGATGGAGAAATCCAGGAACTCCTAGACTTTGCAGTGTATGTAAAGAAAAATCGGGTGTATTTTTCAGGTCATATGTCTGGACGTTCTCTTGCAATGTTGTTCCAAAAAACTTCCACGAGAACAAGAGTATCTTTCGAAGCTGGAATGACTGAACTTGGTGGTCACGCAATATTCTTAGATTGGATGGCATCCAATTTTTTACTTTCTGACATTGATTTTGAGGGAAGGTATCTTTCGAGTAATGTTGCCATCATTATGGCACGTTTAAAAAAACACGAAGATTTGTTGGTGTTGAAATCGGGATCTACTGTTCCTGTTATCAATGGCTGTTGTAATTTATTTCATCCCTGTCAATCCTTAGCGGATATTCTAACAATTGTAATGGACTCCCCCAATGACTGGAAAAAGAAAAACTTATGTTATATCGGAGTTCATAATAATGTAGCCAATTCACTTGTTGAGATTACCGCCGCATTAGGCATTCATTTGATTCTAGTTACACCCATTGCGTCCAAAGAATCGATTGTTACGGATGCAATTGAAAGAGCAAAGAAAAAAGGCACTGTTTCTTGGGAAATGGATGTAAAAAAAGCAGTATCGAATGCTGATTATGTTTACACAGATACTTGGGTCGATATGGAATTTTTCAATGATCCAAAGTTTCAAAAAGAAAAAGAAGAACGGATTCAAATGATGATGCCTTATCAAGTGAATGCGGAACTTATGAAACACACAAAGGCCAAAGTGATGCACGACATGCCCATTCATGCAGGTTATGAAATTACGAGAGAAATGGTGGAAAGTGATCGTTCGATTATTTTCACTCAGGCTGAAAATAGACTCGATGCACAAAAAGCAATCATCTTAAAACTACTAGAAAATCATAACTAA
- a CDS encoding LEPBI_I2431 family sigma-54 regulated protein codes for MLNTRRTERIPSIEWDDLVLKLFSINEKPEFLVTKIGNISELGVSSWIQHEIGVKEKDQVTGVIESDLTRSRISFRGKIAWMKETENGIQFGIKFAEELILPNFIIARSMAESAA; via the coding sequence ATGTTAAATACTAGAAGAACAGAAAGAATACCATCGATCGAATGGGATGACCTAGTCTTAAAATTATTTTCTATCAATGAAAAACCAGAGTTTTTGGTCACAAAAATTGGGAACATCTCTGAGCTTGGAGTGAGCAGTTGGATCCAACACGAAATTGGAGTAAAAGAAAAGGATCAAGTAACTGGGGTCATTGAAAGTGATTTAACAAGGTCTAGAATTTCATTCAGAGGAAAAATCGCTTGGATGAAAGAAACTGAAAACGGAATCCAATTTGGGATCAAATTTGCAGAAGAGCTAATTTTACCGAATTTTATCATCGCAAGATCAATGGCGGAATCGGCAGCATAA
- a CDS encoding cytochrome-c peroxidase, with product MLKQILTPFLMTAVLFSLVFCGPSEETKEIQGKAKQIIGALPEKMPGSENDSEKLISLGKKLYFEKKLSMNESQSCNSCHNIEGKSAGVDNLPTSPGAFGKNGDRNSPTVLNAGFHFVQFWDGRAADLKAQAKGPILNPVEMAMPSEKDVIKRINEDAEYPKLFAEAFPNDKDPVSYDNLAGAIAAFERTLVTPSRFDDFVKGDFKAISKAEQEGFKSFLAAGCTSCHSGNLLGGNSYRKVGLVNEYKTEDLGRFNVTKKPEDKFVFKVPSLRNITLTGPYFHDGKIATIEEAVQKMAYHQLGINLSEEETKKIVLFLGTLADKNRAN from the coding sequence ATGCTTAAACAAATACTTACACCTTTTCTAATGACTGCTGTACTCTTTTCTTTGGTCTTTTGTGGCCCTTCAGAAGAGACAAAAGAAATCCAAGGAAAGGCGAAACAAATCATTGGTGCTTTACCCGAAAAAATGCCAGGGTCTGAAAATGATTCTGAAAAACTCATTTCACTCGGTAAAAAACTCTATTTTGAGAAAAAACTTTCAATGAATGAATCTCAGTCCTGTAATTCCTGTCACAATATTGAAGGAAAATCCGCAGGTGTAGACAATCTTCCCACTTCTCCTGGTGCATTCGGCAAAAATGGCGATCGTAATTCACCAACAGTGTTAAACGCTGGATTTCACTTTGTCCAATTTTGGGATGGAAGAGCGGCTGACTTAAAAGCACAAGCCAAAGGTCCTATTTTGAATCCAGTGGAAATGGCGATGCCATCCGAAAAAGACGTAATAAAACGAATCAATGAAGATGCTGAATACCCAAAGTTATTTGCGGAAGCATTTCCTAATGATAAAGATCCAGTTTCTTATGATAATCTTGCAGGAGCAATTGCTGCTTTTGAAAGGACACTCGTAACTCCTTCTAGATTTGATGACTTTGTAAAAGGGGATTTTAAAGCAATTAGCAAAGCGGAACAAGAAGGGTTTAAGAGTTTTCTTGCTGCTGGTTGTACATCTTGCCACTCTGGAAATTTACTCGGAGGGAATTCTTACAGAAAAGTCGGTTTAGTAAATGAATACAAAACTGAAGATTTGGGACGATTTAATGTTACCAAAAAACCCGAAGATAAGTTTGTTTTTAAAGTTCCAAGTTTAAGAAATATCACTCTAACTGGACCTTATTTTCATGATGGAAAAATTGCTACGATTGAAGAAGCTGTTCAAAAAATGGCTTACCACCAATTAGGAATCAATCTTTCCGAAGAAGAAACAAAAAAGATCGTATTGTTTTTAGGAACTTTGGCAGACAAGAATCGCGCCAATTAG
- a CDS encoding TetR/AcrR family transcriptional regulator, producing MEKKMLNRLPLRIRKKQNTEEMILLVAKQLFQKKGFSQVTVPEIADEADVSVKTIFNYFGAKEELAFRDEIQFCDQLILSLLSRKENQSVFDAFQEFIWSLIQSIDPDQIIESLPGFHPWMDDPALEQRYLQLWENYEKRITDALQLEFGFAEFDPTLRVIACQMVSVLRTLGSKDFKNYLKPIPMALRYRALEKWTLRSFELLSGIRDHFQKND from the coding sequence ATGGAAAAGAAGATGTTGAACCGATTGCCTCTGCGAATTCGTAAAAAGCAAAATACCGAAGAAATGATCCTTTTGGTTGCGAAACAATTGTTCCAAAAAAAAGGATTCTCACAGGTTACTGTACCTGAAATTGCAGATGAAGCCGATGTCTCGGTGAAAACAATTTTTAATTACTTTGGTGCAAAGGAAGAATTAGCCTTTCGAGACGAAATTCAATTCTGTGACCAACTCATCCTTAGCCTTTTGTCTCGAAAGGAAAATCAGTCTGTTTTTGATGCATTCCAGGAATTTATTTGGTCTCTCATACAGTCCATCGACCCGGACCAAATCATTGAATCTTTGCCTGGATTTCATCCTTGGATGGATGACCCTGCCTTGGAACAAAGATACCTTCAGTTATGGGAAAATTATGAAAAGCGAATCACTGATGCTTTACAATTGGAATTTGGTTTTGCCGAATTCGATCCAACATTGCGAGTGATTGCCTGCCAAATGGTGTCTGTATTACGTACACTTGGTTCCAAGGATTTTAAAAACTATTTAAAACCAATCCCAATGGCGCTTCGTTACCGAGCTCTGGAAAAATGGACCCTAAGATCCTTCGAATTACTTTCGGGGATCCGGGACCATTTTCAGAAAAATGACTAA
- the pyrE gene encoding orotate phosphoribosyltransferase — protein MSHTYRDQLFSWMKSYVYRFSETPFRLASGLESQHYFNCKEVTLHPERLAIIADCFIDEIIPKLNVEFQAIGGLTLGADPIAYAISLAYGKRGKTIFPLVVRKESKGHGTGQQIEGFWKEVKSCLVVDDVITTGGSTLKAVKVLRDAGITVTNGICILDREEGGRENLEKENVSMASIFTKSEFFK, from the coding sequence ATGTCCCATACTTATCGTGATCAATTATTTTCATGGATGAAGTCCTATGTGTATCGATTTTCTGAAACACCCTTTCGCCTCGCCAGTGGATTAGAATCTCAACATTATTTTAATTGTAAAGAGGTAACCCTCCATCCTGAACGATTAGCAATCATAGCAGACTGTTTCATTGATGAAATTATTCCAAAACTAAATGTTGAATTCCAAGCAATTGGAGGCTTAACTCTTGGTGCAGATCCCATAGCATATGCGATTTCTTTGGCTTATGGAAAGAGGGGCAAAACGATTTTTCCACTTGTTGTAAGAAAAGAGTCCAAAGGACATGGAACAGGACAACAAATTGAAGGATTTTGGAAGGAAGTGAAATCTTGTTTGGTTGTTGATGATGTGATCACAACTGGTGGTTCCACATTAAAAGCTGTTAAAGTTTTGAGGGATGCGGGGATAACCGTCACAAATGGAATTTGTATTCTCGATCGAGAGGAAGGTGGAAGGGAAAATTTGGAGAAAGAAAATGTCTCCATGGCTTCCATTTTTACAAAGAGTGAGTTTTTCAAATGA